Proteins from a single region of Phycisphaeraceae bacterium D3-23:
- a CDS encoding formyltransferase family protein, whose product MPKSPYSVLIATKDDGEDEAVRKAVRYCEANFENVSVQRGNWGDPLPLDIQGFRGDILLSYMSRWVIPDYVLNNVQVAAINFHPASPEYPGIGCNNFALYEGATEFGATCHHMAPVVDTGDIIRVERFPIHESDDVESLMVRCYDYMLVMLYDVVDLLIAGKALPTSDEKWTRKPFTRKQLDELGRITTDMDPAEIEKRIRATSYREWKPEVVVGQHRFKLM is encoded by the coding sequence ATGCCTAAATCCCCTTACTCCGTGCTGATCGCGACCAAGGACGACGGTGAAGACGAGGCCGTGCGCAAGGCGGTGCGTTACTGCGAGGCGAACTTCGAGAACGTCTCGGTGCAGCGCGGCAACTGGGGCGACCCGCTGCCGCTGGATATCCAGGGCTTCCGCGGGGACATCCTGCTGTCGTATATGTCGCGCTGGGTGATCCCCGACTACGTGCTCAACAACGTGCAGGTCGCCGCGATTAATTTCCACCCCGCGTCGCCCGAGTACCCGGGCATCGGCTGCAACAACTTCGCGCTCTATGAGGGCGCGACCGAGTTCGGCGCGACCTGCCACCACATGGCCCCGGTCGTCGATACGGGCGACATCATCCGCGTCGAGCGTTTCCCGATCCACGAGTCCGACGATGTCGAATCGCTGATGGTGCGGTGCTACGACTACATGCTCGTGATGCTGTACGACGTGGTGGACCTGCTGATCGCGGGCAAGGCGCTGCCGACCTCGGACGAGAAGTGGACCCGCAAGCCGTTCACGCGCAAGCAGCTCGATGAGCTGGGCCGGATCACGACGGACATGGACCCGGCCGAGATCGAGAAGCGGATCCGCGCGACGAGCTACCGCGAGTGGAAGCCCGAGGTCGTGGTCGGCCAGCACCGCTTCAAGCTGATGTAG
- a CDS encoding LegC family aminotransferase yields MPSPSATLTQQITDTVAGVIRQDSRPVPLHIPTFGGNCNAYVKECIDTGWVSSVGSYVTRFEEDIKAYTGAKHAIATVNGTAALHIALMMAGVEPGDHVLCPSLTFVATANAIAYCGATPHFVDVEARTLGIDPATIQHYLEENAERRDDGQCYDKQTGARIKALVGMHAFGHPFDLAGAQKLCDTWGITFVEDAAESLGSLAGGKHTGTFAKVGMLSFNGNKIITTGGGGMVLTDDDALGQWAKHITTTAKQPHRWAYIHDEVGYNYRLPNLNAALGCAQLEQLDELLEAKRGLAQRYTDAFADSEAGAILPEPEGTRSNYWFSSLVLHPDIAPQRDDILNTLCDAGFLVRPIWQPMHTLPMFADYPRMELPVTEDMAKRVINLPSSAGL; encoded by the coding sequence ATGCCCTCACCCTCCGCCACCCTCACCCAGCAGATCACCGACACCGTCGCCGGCGTCATCCGGCAGGACAGCCGGCCCGTGCCGCTGCACATCCCGACCTTCGGCGGCAACTGCAACGCCTACGTCAAAGAGTGCATCGACACCGGCTGGGTCTCGTCCGTGGGCAGCTACGTCACGCGCTTCGAAGAAGACATCAAGGCCTACACCGGCGCGAAGCACGCCATCGCCACCGTCAACGGCACGGCCGCGCTGCACATCGCGCTCATGATGGCCGGCGTCGAGCCGGGCGACCACGTGCTGTGCCCATCGCTCACCTTCGTCGCCACCGCCAACGCGATCGCGTACTGCGGCGCCACCCCGCACTTCGTCGACGTCGAAGCCCGCACGCTGGGCATCGACCCCGCCACGATCCAGCATTACCTCGAAGAAAACGCCGAGCGGCGCGACGACGGCCAGTGCTACGACAAGCAAACCGGCGCACGCATCAAGGCCCTGGTCGGCATGCACGCCTTTGGCCACCCCTTCGACCTCGCCGGGGCCCAGAAACTCTGCGACACCTGGGGCATCACCTTCGTCGAAGACGCGGCCGAGTCGCTGGGCTCGCTCGCCGGCGGCAAGCACACCGGCACCTTCGCCAAGGTCGGCATGCTCAGCTTCAACGGCAACAAGATCATCACCACCGGCGGGGGCGGCATGGTCCTCACCGACGACGACGCCCTGGGCCAGTGGGCCAAGCACATCACCACTACCGCGAAGCAGCCCCACCGCTGGGCCTACATCCACGACGAAGTCGGCTACAACTACCGCCTGCCCAACCTCAACGCGGCGCTGGGCTGTGCGCAGCTCGAACAACTCGACGAGCTGCTCGAAGCCAAACGCGGCCTCGCGCAGCGCTACACCGACGCGTTCGCCGATAGCGAGGCCGGGGCGATCCTGCCCGAGCCCGAGGGCACCCGCAGCAACTACTGGTTCAGCTCGCTCGTGCTCCACCCCGACATCGCCCCGCAGCGCGACGACATCCTCAACACCCTGTGCGACGCGGGCTTCCTGGTCCGCCCGATCTGGCAGCCGATGCACACCCTGCCGATGTTCGCCGACTACCCGCGCATGGAACTGCCCGTCACCGAGGACATGGCAAAGCGCGTCATCAACCTGCCCAGCAGCGCGGGCCTCTGA
- a CDS encoding HAD hydrolase-like protein encodes MARSLLLFDIDGTLMITKGAGSRCLHRAGRRVFGESFEWTDITVGTLDPQIFAQLAQHNGIGDSGEHLERFRDTYLAELEAELGRIGDDITRMPGIPALLDTLHARTGDDGDLTLGLLTGNFIRAAHLKLNAAGFDLARFPVTAFAEDGSERNDLPRIAMERARAHTGEAVDPGRVYIIGDTPRDVACAHANGCVAVAVATGRYSVEQLHEAGGDLVLDSLADPEPLLDLLQAR; translated from the coding sequence GTGGCGCGATCGCTACTGCTCTTCGATATCGACGGCACGCTCATGATCACCAAGGGCGCGGGCAGCCGATGCCTCCACCGCGCGGGCCGCAGGGTCTTCGGCGAATCGTTCGAATGGACCGACATCACCGTCGGCACGCTCGACCCGCAGATCTTCGCGCAGCTCGCCCAACACAACGGCATCGGCGACAGCGGCGAACACCTCGAACGCTTCCGCGACACCTACCTCGCCGAGCTCGAAGCCGAGCTGGGCAGGATCGGCGACGACATCACGCGCATGCCCGGCATCCCCGCGCTGCTCGACACGCTGCACGCCCGCACCGGCGACGATGGCGACCTCACCCTCGGCCTGCTGACCGGCAACTTCATCCGCGCCGCGCACCTCAAGCTCAACGCCGCCGGGTTCGACCTCGCCCGCTTCCCCGTCACCGCCTTCGCCGAGGACGGCAGCGAGCGCAACGACCTGCCGCGCATCGCGATGGAGCGCGCACGGGCGCATACCGGCGAAGCGGTCGACCCGGGCCGCGTCTACATCATCGGCGATACCCCGCGCGACGTCGCCTGCGCCCACGCCAACGGCTGCGTCGCCGTCGCCGTCGCCACCGGCCGATACTCCGTCGAGCAGCTCCACGAAGCGGGCGGCGACCTCGTGCTCGACTCCCTCGCGGACCCTGAGCCGCTGCTCGATCTGCTCCAGGCCCGGTGA
- a CDS encoding ATP-grasp domain-containing protein, which yields MSAPCNILVSSAGRRVVLIRLFQQALRELGLPGKVYATDLSSTAAGFHAAAQGFFAPLFSSGDFIPEMLKLCKAQNIRLVIPTIDTELGLYAEHKQAFADIGTTIAISTPETIDIGGDKIRAHEWLAANDFPIPRQATLEEVLEQPGDWPMPLIAKPRAGSSSIGVTRIHDPSDLQFAEHHGEMIVQTLATGKEYTIDVFIDRQGKARCSVPRLRVETRSGEVSKGLTVRHDKVQRLAERVCEALPGGYGVFNVQIFVDNKTGDMRIIEFNPRFGGGYPLAHEAGAHYIHWLIEDTMGLPSSIVADQWRDGLMMMRYDEAIFVDRAKTDL from the coding sequence TTGAGCGCACCCTGCAACATCCTGGTCTCCTCCGCCGGCCGACGCGTCGTGCTCATCCGCCTGTTCCAGCAGGCGCTGCGCGAGCTCGGGCTCCCGGGCAAGGTCTACGCCACCGACCTGTCCTCCACCGCCGCCGGCTTCCACGCCGCGGCCCAGGGGTTCTTCGCCCCGCTCTTCAGCAGCGGCGACTTCATCCCCGAGATGCTCAAGCTCTGCAAGGCCCAGAATATCCGCCTCGTCATCCCCACCATCGATACCGAGCTCGGGCTCTACGCCGAGCACAAGCAGGCCTTCGCCGACATCGGCACGACCATCGCGATCTCGACCCCCGAGACGATCGACATCGGCGGCGACAAGATCCGCGCCCACGAGTGGCTCGCCGCCAACGACTTCCCGATCCCGCGACAGGCCACGCTCGAAGAAGTCCTCGAACAGCCCGGCGACTGGCCCATGCCCCTCATCGCCAAGCCCCGCGCGGGCAGTTCCTCCATCGGCGTCACCCGCATCCACGACCCCTCCGACCTCCAGTTCGCCGAGCACCACGGCGAGATGATCGTCCAGACCCTCGCGACCGGCAAGGAGTACACGATCGACGTCTTCATCGACCGGCAGGGCAAGGCCCGCTGCTCGGTCCCGCGCCTGCGCGTCGAGACGCGCTCGGGCGAAGTCAGCAAGGGGCTCACCGTCCGACACGACAAAGTCCAGCGTTTAGCCGAGCGCGTCTGCGAAGCGCTGCCCGGCGGCTACGGCGTGTTCAACGTGCAGATCTTTGTCGACAACAAGACCGGCGACATGCGCATCATCGAGTTCAACCCGCGCTTCGGCGGGGGCTACCCGCTCGCCCACGAGGCCGGGGCCCACTACATCCACTGGCTGATCGAGGACACGATGGGGCTGCCCTCGTCGATCGTCGCCGACCAGTGGCGCGACGGGCTCATGATGATGCGCTACGACGAGGCGATCTTCGTCGACCGCGCGAAGACCGACCTCTAA
- a CDS encoding acetyltransferase, translated as MFQHPPPHSLKEEPPVIIIGAGGHARVLLGVLKMLGRQVLFFTDDAPKSQGKIIDGIRVQGPQEEILKHTPHDVVLVNGIGSVSPPVIRQQVFHRFSYRGYRFATIIHPDALIAPSAQIAQGAQVMAGTIVQAGALIGANTILNTRCSVDHDCIIGAHTHIAPGVTLSGNVSVGQMCHLGTGATVIHGITIGHSTLVGAGAVVVDNVPTGTKVSGVPAKTM; from the coding sequence ATGTTCCAACACCCCCCGCCCCACTCGCTCAAAGAAGAGCCCCCGGTCATCATCATCGGGGCCGGCGGCCACGCGCGGGTGCTGCTCGGGGTGCTCAAGATGCTGGGCCGGCAGGTCCTGTTCTTCACGGATGATGCGCCCAAGTCGCAGGGCAAGATCATCGACGGCATCCGCGTCCAGGGCCCGCAGGAAGAGATCCTCAAGCACACGCCCCACGACGTCGTGCTCGTCAACGGCATCGGCTCGGTCAGCCCGCCCGTCATCCGCCAGCAGGTGTTCCACCGCTTCTCCTACCGCGGCTACCGGTTCGCGACGATCATCCACCCCGACGCCCTGATCGCGCCCTCCGCGCAGATCGCACAGGGCGCGCAGGTCATGGCCGGGACCATCGTCCAGGCCGGGGCGCTCATCGGCGCGAACACGATCCTCAACACCCGCTGCTCGGTCGACCACGACTGCATCATCGGCGCCCACACCCATATCGCGCCCGGCGTCACGCTCAGCGGCAACGTCTCCGTCGGCCAGATGTGCCACCTCGGCACCGGCGCGACCGTGATCCACGGCATCACCATCGGCCACAGCACCCTCGTCGGCGCCGGCGCCGTCGTCGTCGACAACGTCCCCACCGGCACGAAGGTCTCCGGCGTGCCGGCGAAGACCATGTAG
- a CDS encoding SDR family oxidoreductase: MTSTAKHSTQRVLIVGATSGIARAVAHRLASRGYALVLAARDSEAIDRDAADLRVRHQVEVETRPFDALDFDSHAALADGLELCAAVVCHGVMLSNEVAAADIHDHRRMIDINYTSYASVLEVLATYFEEKGDGVIAAISSVAGDRGRPSNYCYGATKAAVSAYLSGLRGRLRPKGVAVLTIKPGPTDTPMTHGLKAKGPTATPEAVAKQIVKDIEKRRSIGYTPRKWWPIMTIIRAIPEWVFKRLSL; the protein is encoded by the coding sequence ATGACAAGCACCGCCAAACACAGCACCCAGCGCGTCCTGATCGTCGGCGCGACCTCCGGCATCGCCCGGGCCGTGGCCCACCGTTTGGCATCACGTGGCTACGCGCTCGTGCTTGCGGCGCGCGATAGCGAAGCGATCGACCGCGATGCGGCGGACCTGCGTGTGCGCCACCAGGTGGAGGTCGAGACCCGCCCGTTCGATGCGCTCGACTTTGACAGCCACGCCGCGCTGGCCGACGGGCTTGAGCTTTGCGCCGCGGTCGTGTGCCACGGCGTTATGCTGAGTAACGAAGTCGCGGCCGCCGACATCCACGACCACCGCCGGATGATCGACATCAACTACACCTCGTACGCGAGTGTGCTGGAGGTCCTGGCCACGTACTTCGAGGAGAAAGGCGACGGTGTGATCGCCGCGATCTCTTCCGTCGCCGGCGATCGCGGCCGACCCAGCAACTACTGCTACGGCGCGACCAAGGCCGCGGTGTCGGCGTACCTCTCGGGGCTGCGTGGTCGGCTCCGCCCCAAGGGTGTCGCCGTCCTCACCATCAAGCCCGGCCCCACCGACACGCCCATGACGCACGGGCTCAAGGCCAAGGGCCCGACCGCGACCCCCGAGGCCGTCGCCAAACAGATCGTCAAAGATATCGAGAAACGCCGAAGCATCGGCTACACCCCGCGCAAGTGGTGGCCCATCATGACCATCATCCGCGCGATCCCGGAGTGGGTGTTTAAGCGGTTGTCGTTGTGA
- a CDS encoding GNAT family N-acetyltransferase produces the protein MPDLRLRPITPDDFDAVASLVITSTNHWYRQHLGHDIFTCSAHDARLFCEVYEALDPGQGVLVEDPATDALAGSCFVHPRKTHVSLGIMNTAPDYAGRGVAGRLLRHVTALADARGLPTRLVSSAMNLDSFSLYNRAGFAPRAVYQDMLFNVPEGGIAAPAKPADNAGIEVRPATASDVPAIDALEQRTTGISRADDWHYFIDNALGVWTASVAFASDGTLIGVLGSVVHPASAMVGPGVMADDHAALALLHHTLNLRRGKSLVALIPSDHPVLTKQGYAWGGRNCELHVAQVRGEAQATRGVVMPTFMPETG, from the coding sequence ATGCCCGACCTCCGCCTCCGGCCGATAACGCCCGACGATTTCGACGCCGTCGCGTCGCTCGTCATCACCTCCACCAACCACTGGTACCGCCAGCACTTAGGCCACGACATCTTCACGTGCAGCGCACACGACGCCCGGCTGTTTTGCGAGGTCTACGAGGCCCTCGACCCTGGGCAGGGCGTACTCGTCGAAGACCCGGCCACCGATGCGCTCGCGGGCTCGTGCTTCGTCCACCCGCGCAAGACGCACGTGTCGCTGGGCATCATGAACACCGCACCCGACTACGCGGGCCGGGGCGTCGCGGGCCGGCTGCTGCGGCACGTCACCGCGCTCGCCGACGCGCGCGGGCTGCCGACCCGGCTGGTGTCCAGCGCGATGAACCTCGACTCGTTTTCACTCTACAACCGCGCGGGCTTTGCGCCCAGGGCGGTGTATCAGGACATGCTGTTCAACGTGCCCGAGGGGGGTATCGCGGCACCTGCGAAACCCGCCGACAACGCGGGGATCGAAGTCCGGCCCGCGACGGCGTCGGACGTCCCGGCGATCGATGCGCTCGAGCAGCGCACCACGGGGATTAGCCGGGCGGACGACTGGCACTACTTCATCGACAACGCGCTGGGGGTGTGGACGGCGAGTGTCGCGTTCGCCAGCGACGGAACACTGATCGGCGTGCTCGGGTCGGTGGTGCATCCCGCGTCGGCGATGGTCGGGCCGGGCGTGATGGCGGACGATCACGCGGCGCTGGCGCTGCTGCACCACACACTCAACCTGCGCCGCGGCAAGTCGCTGGTCGCGTTGATCCCCTCCGACCACCCCGTGCTCACGAAACAGGGCTATGCCTGGGGCGGGCGCAACTGCGAGTTGCACGTCGCGCAGGTGCGCGGCGAAGCGCAGGCGACGCGCGGCGTCGTGATGCCGACGTTCATGCCGGAGACGGGGTAG
- a CDS encoding FAD-binding oxidoreductase has translation MTPTDPQLDAAPRADLQPLAGWGVQPRVDCAVYRPSGAAAIRELIEHAGAQRTLISRGLGRSYGDPATNAQGVVLHTAMDRFLAFDDTTGVVTAEAGVSFADLIEALLPRGWFPAVTPGTKFVTLGGAVAADVHGKNHHRDGSFNTCVLSFDLLTPTGEHLTCSRDENTDVFWATLGGMGLTGFILAVTLQMLKVMSARIDVQTARVGSLDAMLEHFAKTDDDHRYSVSWIDCLARGAKLGRGVVMQGTHAPGNGESDLRPARRRAKTVPFHFPKQALNALSVKAFNTTYYAKHGSGRHTEGFGPFFYPLDAVHHWNRVYGRRGFVQYQPVFPEQDGAAGVRAVIEKLSAAKRSSFLAVLKRMGGQPVGPLGFPMAGLTLAVDMPRGPGLRDFLHELDAIVLDHGGRVYLAKDAEMTADTFAAMYPRLNEFQQIRRRLDPAGVMASTQARRLGIVGAP, from the coding sequence ATGACGCCGACCGACCCACAACTCGACGCCGCGCCGCGCGCCGACCTGCAGCCCCTCGCGGGCTGGGGCGTGCAGCCACGCGTGGACTGCGCGGTGTATCGGCCTAGCGGCGCTGCGGCGATCCGCGAGCTCATCGAACATGCAGGGGCGCAGCGCACGCTCATCAGCCGGGGGCTTGGCCGCAGCTACGGCGACCCGGCGACCAACGCCCAGGGCGTCGTGCTGCACACCGCGATGGACCGCTTCCTCGCGTTCGACGACACGACCGGCGTCGTCACCGCCGAGGCGGGCGTGAGCTTCGCCGACTTGATCGAAGCGCTGCTGCCGCGCGGCTGGTTCCCCGCCGTCACGCCCGGCACGAAGTTCGTCACCCTCGGCGGCGCAGTCGCCGCAGACGTCCACGGCAAGAACCACCACCGCGACGGCTCGTTCAATACCTGCGTTCTGAGTTTCGACCTGCTCACGCCGACCGGCGAACACCTCACCTGCTCGCGCGACGAGAACACGGACGTCTTCTGGGCCACGCTCGGCGGCATGGGGCTCACCGGCTTCATCCTCGCCGTCACGCTCCAGATGCTCAAGGTCATGTCAGCGCGCATTGATGTGCAGACCGCGCGCGTCGGCTCGCTCGACGCGATGCTCGAACACTTCGCCAAGACCGACGATGACCACCGCTACTCGGTCTCGTGGATCGACTGCCTCGCACGCGGCGCGAAGCTCGGTCGCGGCGTCGTCATGCAGGGCACCCACGCCCCCGGAAACGGCGAATCGGATCTGCGACCCGCCAGGCGCCGCGCGAAGACGGTGCCGTTCCATTTCCCTAAGCAGGCGCTCAACGCCCTGTCGGTCAAGGCCTTCAACACCACGTACTACGCGAAGCATGGGAGCGGCCGACACACCGAGGGGTTTGGCCCGTTCTTCTACCCGCTCGATGCGGTCCACCACTGGAACCGCGTGTACGGGCGGCGCGGCTTCGTGCAGTACCAGCCCGTGTTCCCCGAGCAAGACGGTGCGGCCGGTGTGCGCGCGGTGATCGAAAAACTCAGCGCGGCCAAACGATCGAGCTTCCTCGCCGTCTTGAAACGTATGGGCGGCCAACCGGTGGGCCCGCTGGGCTTCCCGATGGCGGGGCTCACGCTCGCGGTCGATATGCCGCGGGGCCCGGGGCTGCGCGACTTCCTGCACGAGCTCGATGCGATCGTGCTCGACCACGGCGGCCGGGTGTACCTCGCCAAGGATGCGGAGATGACGGCCGATACGTTCGCCGCGATGTACCCGCGTCTCAATGAGTTCCAACAAATCCGCCGCCGGCTCGACCCCGCCGGCGTCATGGCATCGACCCAGGCCCGCCGGCTGGGTATCGTGGGGGCACCATGA
- a CDS encoding DUF2723 domain-containing protein, with protein sequence MAAAPTQLDPDPPRLAGTLLRWWAVAVAAFLLYALTAARTIQWQDYGQFVLRIVTGELFNELGLALAHPVHFWLGQAAAAVLPADPPYTVALVSALAGAVTVANVFGVTRMVTGKTAPALAAAGSLLVANTFWRMSTMPECYTVTTALLSAELWCMAAYFKRAATEPGEDASTPAGVFAVLAGMMFFNGFGLANHNMALLTLPVSGIVLIVSWKRGEIKLRGFALAMGAWFVGASPYLALVVIEAVRGGDAGAAVISALFGSHYADDVLNARPGVKQAGISVAFTLLSFPGIALPLAAVGLFAGRAYLAKHMRSAGLWWAWCAALAIHLLFVLRYNVVDQHTFLLPAYTLVALLVGVGFGGLALRLKSQGRGVLVVLVALSVVAAPGVYVLTAKVTRDRNALGSMARNKPYRDDYRYLFVPWGVGETSADRMSREAAALAGGYGVVVVEDRMAGFAVAYRLREDVKADVLMHDMGPDGEPDWSAWRGRSVVLVPASSGERRVDPPAGYTWRAAGELYVLVADSGGGGDADPPAQADNLATP encoded by the coding sequence ATGGCAGCCGCGCCGACCCAACTCGACCCCGACCCGCCGCGCCTCGCCGGCACGCTGCTGCGGTGGTGGGCGGTGGCCGTCGCCGCGTTTCTGCTCTACGCGCTGACCGCGGCGCGCACGATCCAGTGGCAGGACTACGGCCAGTTCGTCCTGCGGATCGTCACCGGCGAGCTGTTCAACGAGCTCGGGCTGGCGCTCGCCCACCCCGTCCACTTCTGGCTGGGCCAGGCGGCGGCCGCGGTGCTCCCGGCCGACCCGCCGTACACCGTGGCGCTCGTCAGCGCGCTGGCCGGGGCGGTGACGGTGGCGAACGTCTTCGGCGTCACCCGGATGGTGACCGGCAAGACCGCGCCCGCGCTCGCGGCGGCGGGGTCGCTGCTCGTGGCGAATACGTTCTGGCGGATGAGCACGATGCCCGAGTGCTACACCGTGACAACGGCGCTCCTGAGCGCCGAGCTGTGGTGCATGGCGGCGTACTTCAAGCGCGCCGCGACTGAGCCGGGCGAAGACGCGAGCACGCCTGCCGGTGTGTTTGCCGTGCTCGCGGGGATGATGTTCTTCAACGGGTTCGGCCTGGCCAACCACAATATGGCGCTCTTGACGCTGCCGGTGTCAGGGATCGTGCTGATCGTGTCGTGGAAGCGCGGGGAAATCAAGCTGCGCGGGTTTGCGCTGGCGATGGGCGCGTGGTTTGTCGGGGCGTCGCCTTATCTCGCGCTCGTCGTGATCGAGGCGGTGCGCGGCGGGGACGCCGGCGCGGCGGTCATCTCCGCGCTGTTCGGCAGCCACTACGCCGACGATGTTTTGAACGCTCGGCCCGGCGTTAAGCAGGCCGGGATCAGCGTCGCCTTCACGCTCCTCAGCTTCCCCGGCATCGCGCTGCCGCTCGCGGCGGTCGGCCTGTTTGCGGGGCGTGCATATCTCGCAAAGCACATGCGGTCGGCCGGGCTGTGGTGGGCGTGGTGTGCGGCGCTCGCGATCCACCTGCTGTTTGTGCTGCGGTACAACGTGGTGGACCAGCATACGTTTTTGTTGCCGGCGTATACGCTGGTGGCGCTGTTGGTGGGGGTGGGGTTTGGGGGGCTTGCCTTGCGACTGAAGTCGCAAGGCCGGGGGGTGTTGGTGGTGCTAGTGGCGCTGAGTGTGGTGGCTGCGCCGGGGGTGTATGTGTTGACGGCGAAGGTGACGCGGGACCGTAACGCGCTGGGGTCGATGGCGCGGAACAAGCCGTACCGTGACGACTACCGATATCTTTTTGTGCCCTGGGGCGTTGGCGAGACGTCGGCGGACCGGATGAGCCGGGAGGCGGCGGCGCTGGCGGGGGGCTACGGAGTCGTCGTGGTGGAGGACCGCATGGCGGGCTTTGCGGTGGCGTATCGGCTGCGTGAGGATGTCAAGGCCGATGTGTTGATGCACGACATGGGGCCGGACGGTGAGCCGGACTGGTCGGCGTGGCGCGGCCGATCGGTCGTGCTGGTGCCCGCGAGCAGCGGCGAGCGGCGGGTCGATCCGCCAGCGGGTTACACGTGGCGGGCGGCGGGGGAGTTGTATGTGCTGGTCGCCGATAGTGGGGGTGGGGGGGATGCCGACCCGCCCGCCCAAGCCGATAACCTCGCGACGCCATGA
- a CDS encoding UbiA family prenyltransferase produces the protein MPPHANVQPDPAPKRALAIDLDGTLVKTDTLWESLMVLVGQQPLTLLQVPGWLMRGKSGFKRKVAEHVALDPAALPYRQEVVKLAQRAFDEGQPVVLASACDRSIADAIAAHLGCFTTVVASDGKTNCAGEAKVERVRAAVARATDNMSAANDHAFDYAGNAKADLPVWAASYNAYLVDTPPAVAKQAKPHGSAIELVPRQPGPLPALARAARPHQWVKNLLIILPLLLAQRGGEPMLWLRLLPAFIAMGLCASAVYLVNDLLDLRSDRLHPTKRRRPLATGELPIPFALAAAPLMVLAAFALSWLCNMPGGFLGVLGVYTASAWLYSIAVKGKQMLDVIWLACLYVIRIIAGGQAVEVETSAWLLAFALFMFLSLAFAKRYSELRLLEDQGKHRAEGRAYRTSDQQLVSTMGIASGYMGVLVFALYINSQTVIDLYTRPQVLWVICPLLLYWVSRLWGRAHHRALRDDPLLFALTDRASYLVVAIVALVAMLAV, from the coding sequence ATGCCTCCCCACGCGAACGTACAACCCGACCCCGCGCCCAAGCGGGCCTTGGCGATCGACCTCGACGGCACGCTCGTCAAGACCGACACGCTGTGGGAATCGCTCATGGTCCTCGTCGGCCAGCAGCCGCTCACGCTCCTCCAGGTGCCCGGCTGGCTGATGCGTGGCAAGAGCGGGTTCAAGCGCAAGGTCGCCGAGCACGTCGCGCTCGACCCGGCCGCGCTGCCCTACCGCCAAGAGGTCGTCAAGCTTGCGCAGCGCGCTTTCGACGAAGGCCAGCCCGTCGTCCTCGCCAGCGCCTGCGACCGCTCGATCGCCGACGCCATCGCCGCGCACCTGGGCTGCTTCACAACAGTCGTTGCGAGCGATGGCAAAACCAACTGCGCCGGCGAGGCCAAGGTCGAGCGGGTCCGCGCGGCCGTCGCCAGGGCCACCGACAACATGAGCGCCGCCAACGACCACGCGTTCGACTACGCCGGCAACGCGAAAGCAGACCTCCCCGTCTGGGCCGCGTCGTACAACGCCTACCTCGTCGATACGCCCCCCGCCGTCGCCAAGCAGGCCAAGCCGCACGGCAGCGCGATCGAGCTCGTCCCGCGCCAGCCCGGGCCTCTGCCCGCGCTCGCCCGCGCGGCCCGGCCCCACCAGTGGGTCAAGAACCTGCTCATCATCCTCCCGCTCCTGCTCGCGCAGCGCGGCGGCGAGCCCATGCTCTGGCTCAGACTCCTGCCCGCGTTTATCGCCATGGGGCTGTGCGCCTCGGCCGTGTACCTCGTCAACGATCTGCTGGACCTGCGCTCCGACCGGCTGCACCCGACCAAACGAAGGCGGCCACTGGCGACCGGCGAGCTGCCGATCCCGTTCGCGCTCGCCGCCGCGCCGCTCATGGTGCTGGCCGCCTTCGCGCTGTCGTGGTTGTGCAATATGCCCGGCGGGTTTCTCGGCGTGCTCGGGGTCTATACCGCCTCCGCCTGGCTGTACTCCATCGCCGTCAAGGGCAAACAGATGCTCGACGTGATCTGGCTGGCGTGCCTCTACGTCATCCGCATCATCGCGGGCGGCCAAGCGGTCGAAGTCGAGACGTCGGCCTGGCTGCTGGCGTTCGCGCTGTTCATGTTCCTGTCGCTCGCTTTTGCCAAGCGCTACAGCGAGCTGCGCCTGCTCGAAGACCAGGGCAAACACCGCGCCGAGGGGCGCGCCTACCGCACCAGCGACCAGCAACTGGTGAGCACGATGGGCATCGCCAGCGGGTACATGGGCGTGCTCGTGTTCGCGCTCTACATCAACTCGCAGACCGTCATCGACCTGTACACCCGGCCGCAGGTGCTGTGGGTGATCTGTCCGCTGCTGCTGTACTGGGTCTCGCGCCTCTGGGGCCGGGCCCACCACCGCGCCCTGCGCGACGACCCATTGCTGTTCGCGCTGACCGACCGCGCGTCGTACCTCGTCGTCGCGATCGTCGCGCTGGTGGCGATGCTGGCGGTGTGA